In Solibacillus isronensis, one DNA window encodes the following:
- the pepT gene encoding peptidase T, translated as MKEKVIERLVRYAKIDTQSDFNSDTTPSTMKQFDLLHVLKDELAAIGLTDITLDENGYLFATLESNTDKDVPTLGFLAHVDTTSDYTGTNVQPQRIDNYDGEAITLKNGLVMAPDYFPNLKNYVGQTLITTDGNTLLGADDKAGIAEIMTAMEYLVNNPEIKHGKIRVAFTPDEEIGRGPHKFDVEKFGADYAYTMDGGPLGELQFESFNAAGVKVTTRGTNIHPGSAKNKMVNSITMAIEFQNEMPKEAVPEKTDGYEGFIHLMHFNGGIEETTMSYIIRDHDRAKFEEKKAYMAKVGKELQAKYGEEALTIAIEDQYYNMGEKIEPVMEIVDIVKEAFAKFNITPIVEPIRGGTDGSQLSYMGLPTPNIFAGGENMHGKYEFVSAETMEKATEVIIEIVQLFEQR; from the coding sequence ATGAAAGAGAAAGTAATTGAACGTTTAGTACGCTATGCAAAAATTGATACACAATCAGATTTCAATTCTGACACTACCCCTTCAACAATGAAGCAATTCGATTTATTACATGTATTAAAAGATGAATTGGCAGCAATCGGTTTAACAGATATTACGCTGGACGAAAACGGCTACCTATTTGCAACACTTGAATCAAATACAGACAAAGACGTACCGACACTTGGCTTTTTGGCCCATGTTGATACGACATCGGACTACACAGGAACAAATGTACAGCCTCAGCGCATCGATAACTATGATGGTGAAGCGATTACATTAAAAAATGGTTTAGTCATGGCACCGGACTACTTCCCGAACTTAAAAAACTATGTTGGCCAAACGTTAATTACGACAGACGGCAATACATTGCTTGGTGCGGATGATAAAGCCGGCATCGCTGAAATTATGACGGCAATGGAATACTTAGTTAACAATCCAGAAATCAAGCACGGAAAAATCCGTGTAGCATTTACACCGGACGAAGAAATCGGGCGCGGTCCGCACAAGTTTGATGTCGAGAAATTCGGTGCGGATTATGCTTACACAATGGATGGCGGTCCCCTTGGTGAGTTACAATTTGAAAGCTTTAATGCAGCTGGCGTAAAAGTAACGACACGCGGCACGAACATCCACCCGGGTTCAGCAAAAAATAAAATGGTGAACTCGATTACAATGGCGATTGAATTCCAAAATGAAATGCCTAAAGAAGCGGTTCCTGAAAAAACGGACGGCTATGAAGGCTTTATCCACTTAATGCATTTCAACGGTGGCATTGAAGAAACAACAATGTCATACATTATCCGTGACCATGACCGCGCTAAATTCGAAGAGAAAAAAGCGTATATGGCAAAGGTCGGCAAAGAGTTACAGGCAAAATACGGTGAAGAAGCATTAACTATAGCGATCGAGGATCAATATTACAATATGGGTGAAAAAATCGAGCCTGTTATGGAAATCGTCGATATCGTAAAAGAAGCGTTTGCCAAGTTTAACATTACCCCGATTGTCGAGCCAATTCGCGGCGGGACTGACGGTTCTCAACTTTCATATATGGGCTTGCCGACACCGAATATTTTTGCGGGCGGCGAAAATATGCACGGTAAATATGAATTTGTATCAGCTGAAACGATGGAAAAAGCGACGGAAGTCATTATTGAAATTGTTCAGTTATTCGAACAACGTTAA
- a CDS encoding DUF4395 domain-containing protein translates to MTKPISVPRPLVRVNQWVIFLSVVITWVTGQYWILAIPLIANLLGIFTGFNPIMRFAKIFLTKDIKTYIPEDIGQQKFNSAIASICLAGGIVGFAFDWPVVAYSFTIMVAVASFVAILGFCIGCFMVFQYKQYQYRRSLKNT, encoded by the coding sequence ATGACGAAACCGATTTCTGTACCAAGACCATTAGTTCGTGTAAATCAGTGGGTTATATTTTTATCAGTCGTTATCACATGGGTGACAGGACAGTACTGGATTTTAGCGATACCGTTAATTGCAAATTTACTTGGGATTTTCACCGGGTTTAATCCAATTATGCGTTTTGCGAAAATATTTTTAACGAAAGACATCAAAACGTATATTCCTGAAGATATCGGACAGCAAAAATTCAATTCAGCGATTGCAAGCATTTGTCTGGCAGGTGGAATAGTAGGTTTTGCATTTGATTGGCCGGTCGTTGCATACAGCTTTACGATTATGGTGGCGGTTGCATCATTTGTAGCAATTTTAGGCTTTTGTATCGGCTGCTTTATGGTCTTCCAATACAAACAGTACCAATATCGACGTTCATTAAAAAATACTTAA
- a CDS encoding lysoplasmalogenase, whose translation MARKVLILLFFGLGLYYVFFFETIDSSLKMVFKLLPMILLIALALLTKVHVKSPYYWLISIGLIFCAVGDYTLQWFIVGLSFFLIGHIFYIFAFRSTNQQNTPLYVKITLALYGAVMMFWIAGSLLQKGDTVLAIAVTAYILVILTMGWTSFRTGSKFAVIGAILFIMSDSVLAINRFMFDVPASHILIMFTYYGAQFFLMLSIIDYDRLQSRPD comes from the coding sequence ATGGCACGGAAAGTTTTGATTTTACTGTTCTTCGGGCTTGGCTTGTACTATGTATTCTTTTTTGAAACGATTGATAGTTCACTAAAAATGGTCTTTAAACTTTTGCCAATGATTTTGCTTATAGCGCTTGCACTTTTAACAAAAGTACATGTGAAATCTCCATATTATTGGCTTATCTCCATCGGTTTAATTTTCTGTGCGGTTGGCGATTATACATTGCAATGGTTCATCGTTGGACTGAGCTTTTTCCTGATCGGTCATATTTTCTATATTTTTGCATTCCGTTCAACAAATCAGCAGAACACACCACTGTATGTAAAAATTACTTTAGCTTTATACGGTGCGGTTATGATGTTCTGGATTGCGGGAAGCCTGCTACAAAAAGGAGACACTGTACTTGCCATTGCAGTGACCGCTTATATTTTAGTTATTTTAACAATGGGATGGACATCATTCCGAACAGGAAGTAAGTTTGCTGTCATCGGCGCCATCCTCTTTATCATGTCGGACTCAGTATTAGCTATTAACCGGTTTATGTTTGATGTTCCCGCTTCCCATATCTTGATCATGTTCACGTATTACGGCGCACAGTTTTTCCTCATGCTCAGCATAATTGATTATGATCGATTACAATCGCGTCCAGATTAA
- the nfsA gene encoding oxygen-insensitive NADPH nitroreductase, whose protein sequence is MNTKELLRSHTSVRKYTGEEISKETVIDLIETAQMAASSHFVQAYSVIWVTDEEKKTKLGELSKNEFQFKTAGASFLFCVDFKRLQVAGQKHGVDISADTAENVLVGVADVALFAQNFVIAAESMGYGICYIGGARTNPKEISALFNLPEYVFPLFAMTIGTPTKRNETKPRLPVAAVLHENGYDVDKYETLLDEYDGIMEDYYSSRSSNQKTATWTKQMADYLVEQNRPHIKDFLASQGFTWK, encoded by the coding sequence GTGAATACAAAAGAATTATTACGCAGTCATACATCTGTTCGTAAATATACAGGTGAGGAAATTTCTAAAGAAACTGTCATCGATTTAATCGAAACAGCACAAATGGCGGCAAGTTCGCATTTTGTACAGGCCTACAGTGTCATTTGGGTAACGGATGAAGAAAAGAAAACGAAGCTTGGTGAACTGTCTAAAAATGAATTCCAGTTCAAAACAGCGGGCGCCTCTTTCTTGTTTTGCGTAGATTTCAAACGTTTGCAAGTAGCCGGTCAAAAACATGGGGTTGATATTTCTGCTGACACGGCTGAAAACGTGCTTGTAGGAGTAGCAGATGTTGCATTATTTGCTCAAAACTTCGTTATTGCAGCTGAATCAATGGGTTACGGCATTTGCTATATCGGTGGTGCCCGTACAAATCCTAAGGAAATCAGCGCGCTGTTCAATTTACCGGAATACGTTTTCCCGTTATTTGCGATGACAATCGGTACACCGACAAAACGCAATGAAACAAAACCGCGTTTACCGGTAGCTGCGGTATTGCATGAAAATGGTTATGACGTTGATAAGTACGAGACGCTGCTAGATGAGTACGATGGAATTATGGAAGACTATTACAGCAGCCGATCTTCGAATCAGAAGACTGCAACATGGACGAAACAAATGGCTGATTACTTAGTTGAACAAAACCGTCCGCATATTAAAGACTTCCTTGCTTCACAAGGCTTTACTTGGAAGTAA
- a CDS encoding Fe-S oxidoreductase, which produces MPALSYDQVRQLNSYSIFTEEPDRPLFTLANLHKDFYLTDFRNLMMGITNAATEAAAISHFGRRYGMFVAMQFYMLTTYDEVWDGKPEDLRFAIVQEFGIHTLGMYINPNDFRYVEDDERERVMTDILYKTSVVIGQLRKTTSISPLTLWENIFGYMLWHFHTLLENPALADRAFEDLDMLEDKNVWRYFSDKSLFLNYTGGKSPSALINQPVRKSCCFSKDIPGLMACGFCPMK; this is translated from the coding sequence ATGCCTGCACTTTCTTATGATCAAGTAAGACAATTAAATTCCTATAGTATTTTTACCGAAGAACCTGACCGTCCATTATTTACATTGGCGAATCTACATAAAGACTTCTATTTGACGGATTTCCGCAATTTGATGATGGGCATCACGAATGCTGCAACGGAAGCTGCGGCCATCTCCCACTTCGGACGTCGCTACGGCATGTTTGTCGCAATGCAGTTTTATATGCTGACGACGTATGATGAAGTTTGGGACGGCAAGCCAGAAGATTTGCGTTTCGCTATTGTTCAGGAGTTCGGCATTCATACACTCGGGATGTATATAAACCCAAATGATTTCCGTTATGTGGAGGATGATGAGCGTGAGCGAGTGATGACGGATATTTTATACAAGACATCTGTTGTTATTGGCCAGCTACGGAAAACAACGTCCATTTCGCCGCTGACTTTATGGGAAAATATTTTCGGATACATGCTTTGGCACTTCCATACATTACTCGAAAATCCGGCATTGGCTGACCGTGCTTTCGAGGACCTGGACATGCTCGAAGATAAAAATGTTTGGCGTTACTTCTCGGACAAATCACTGTTTTTAAATTATACAGGCGGAAAAAGCCCTTCTGCTCTCATCAATCAGCCTGTTCGCAAAAGCTGCTGTTTTTCAAAAGACATCCCCGGCTTAATGGCTTGCGGATTTTGCCCGATGAAATAA
- a CDS encoding DMT family transporter: MREILIGILAALFFAVTFVLNHSMELEGGSWLWSSSLRYFFMLPFLISIVAIRGKGGFRILSNEMKDHPGAWLIWSFVGFVLFYAPLTFAAAFGPGWLVSGTWQFTIVAGVLLAPLFITTVAGKDVRAKIPLISLGISGIILFGILLIQIPQAQSVSMKSLLLGILPVIIAAFAYPLGNRKMMELCKGRVDPFQRVLGMTIASLPAWIILAIYALFTVGLPSASQVYQSLLVAVSSGVIATILFFIATDRVRHDQGKLAAVEATQSTEVLFAMVGEMILLSVPLPQPIALIGLAVIIIGMLLHSYHTVLMNKRLQAASEKG, translated from the coding sequence ATGAGGGAAATACTGATTGGCATTTTAGCGGCCTTATTTTTTGCGGTTACATTTGTATTGAACCACTCAATGGAATTGGAAGGCGGAAGCTGGCTATGGAGTTCTTCACTCCGCTACTTCTTTATGCTTCCCTTTCTCATTTCCATTGTCGCTATTCGGGGAAAAGGCGGTTTTCGTATTTTATCGAATGAAATGAAAGATCATCCCGGTGCATGGCTCATTTGGAGTTTTGTCGGGTTCGTATTATTTTATGCGCCGCTTACATTTGCCGCGGCATTCGGTCCAGGCTGGCTCGTATCGGGTACATGGCAGTTTACGATTGTAGCAGGTGTTTTATTGGCTCCGCTATTTATTACGACTGTCGCCGGAAAAGACGTCAGGGCAAAAATCCCGCTTATTTCACTTGGCATCTCGGGCATTATTTTATTCGGGATTTTGCTTATTCAAATCCCGCAGGCACAGTCAGTTTCTATGAAAAGCCTGCTTCTCGGTATTCTGCCAGTAATTATCGCGGCATTTGCCTACCCGCTCGGCAATCGGAAAATGATGGAGTTATGCAAGGGAAGAGTCGATCCGTTTCAACGTGTTCTAGGCATGACAATCGCTTCCTTGCCTGCATGGATCATACTCGCAATCTATGCATTGTTTACTGTCGGCCTGCCCTCTGCGAGCCAAGTATATCAGTCGCTGCTCGTTGCTGTTTCTTCAGGTGTTATTGCGACAATACTTTTCTTTATCGCAACAGACCGTGTGCGCCATGATCAAGGAAAGCTGGCGGCCGTTGAAGCAACACAATCGACAGAAGTGCTTTTTGCGATGGTCGGTGAAATGATTTTACTAAGTGTACCGCTTCCGCAGCCGATTGCTTTAATCGGATTGGCGGTTATCATTATCGGCATGCTGCTACATAGCTATCACACAGTACTTATGAACAAAAGATTACAGGCAGCAAGTGAAAAAGGGTAG
- a CDS encoding homoserine dehydrogenase, whose protein sequence is MATIKAAILGFGTVGQGIYHILNEKRQELREKLGVELEVAKILVTDASRERVPGTKHLMTESMDDVLAENNLQVVFEAIVNEEPAFTYLKRAVEAKCHVITANKVMLAKRGEELEALAKVNGVFVGFEATVAGGVPIIKTMKNILLVNEVSCVQGILNGTTNYILTKMRAEGWSFEQALKEAQQLGYAEADPFNDVSGQDAFKKLMILSSLAFGEQPNWADVEVIGIDTISSEQVAEATAQGLRYRHVAEVEKLEDGTIQAKVAPLLVNNEHPLYPVDDVFNAVTMETNYIGTLSVIGPGAGMYPTASVMVEDYAEIIGKRAGFTVTI, encoded by the coding sequence ATGGCAACAATCAAAGCAGCGATCTTAGGATTTGGCACAGTAGGTCAGGGAATTTACCATATTTTAAATGAAAAGAGGCAGGAGCTTCGCGAAAAGCTAGGGGTTGAACTAGAGGTCGCGAAGATTTTAGTAACCGATGCAAGCCGTGAGCGTGTACCGGGCACAAAACATTTAATGACGGAATCAATGGATGACGTACTGGCGGAAAATAATCTGCAAGTTGTATTTGAAGCGATTGTAAATGAAGAGCCTGCATTCACTTACTTAAAGCGCGCTGTTGAGGCGAAATGCCATGTCATTACAGCGAATAAGGTAATGCTTGCGAAACGGGGCGAGGAGCTTGAAGCATTGGCGAAAGTAAATGGTGTTTTCGTAGGCTTCGAGGCAACGGTAGCAGGCGGTGTACCTATTATTAAAACAATGAAAAACATTCTTCTTGTCAACGAAGTAAGCTGCGTTCAAGGAATCCTAAATGGAACGACAAACTATATTTTGACAAAGATGCGTGCGGAAGGCTGGAGCTTTGAACAAGCGTTAAAAGAAGCACAGCAATTAGGCTATGCAGAAGCAGATCCATTTAATGATGTGTCGGGTCAGGATGCATTTAAAAAGCTTATGATTTTATCGAGCCTTGCATTTGGAGAACAGCCAAATTGGGCAGATGTTGAAGTGATCGGCATCGATACAATATCATCAGAGCAGGTAGCGGAAGCAACAGCTCAAGGTCTGCGTTATCGTCATGTGGCAGAAGTTGAAAAACTCGAAGACGGTACGATTCAGGCAAAAGTAGCACCATTACTAGTGAACAATGAACATCCGCTTTATCCTGTAGACGATGTGTTCAATGCAGTGACGATGGAGACAAACTACATCGGAACATTATCTGTAATTGGGCCTGGTGCTGGGATGTATCCGACTGCAAGTGTAATGGTAGAGGATTACGCTGAAATTATCGGTAAACGTGCGGGGTTTACAGTAACTATATAA
- a CDS encoding polysaccharide deacetylase family protein, whose translation MKKLIAVGFIAVCVLFLTIEYRGSSEKIERAVANEKDITAIDKGTQIEQTTHLFEKVIVLNEEQPIYIKGSALTEIGIVHSNTSFAIVGEDELYYELRFGKISAFIKKGSATVEKRPLKTLVNTEITNSIKTTEQINVYEEKNLKSSVLLQLSQGFRYPIVGELDGWFVIKVGERAGYIHKTSVEIDEGIPVLVYHHILPKEEMVTNASTVSVQSFEQQMAFLAEEQFTTISTTQLYDYLEGRQILPVNSILITFDDGLLSTKVYAYPILKEHGFSAVQHIISSRTERFEGEQVFDAKGPLQFFTAEEMQQMTDVFQYEAHTHNLHQFSKGAGIALELSSADIAKDLQQNVNMLTNATSLAYPFGHYDEDMIAAMKEVGLLIGFTTNEGYANMQQSNYEVNRFGITENKTFEQFTSFVKGVDWS comes from the coding sequence ATGAAAAAGTTAATTGCTGTAGGGTTTATCGCTGTATGCGTATTATTCCTGACAATTGAATATAGAGGTTCAAGTGAAAAGATTGAACGTGCAGTTGCAAATGAAAAGGATATAACAGCTATAGATAAAGGAACCCAAATAGAACAAACTACGCATCTATTTGAAAAAGTCATAGTACTGAATGAAGAACAGCCGATTTATATAAAAGGAAGTGCCCTCACGGAAATTGGAATTGTACATTCGAATACTTCTTTTGCCATCGTAGGAGAAGATGAACTTTATTACGAACTGCGATTCGGGAAAATTTCGGCTTTTATTAAAAAGGGAAGTGCCACTGTAGAAAAACGTCCCCTTAAGACGTTAGTTAATACAGAAATAACGAACTCAATTAAAACGACAGAACAAATAAATGTATATGAAGAAAAAAATCTTAAGAGCAGTGTGTTGCTGCAGCTTTCACAGGGTTTTCGTTACCCGATCGTGGGGGAGCTTGACGGTTGGTTTGTCATAAAAGTAGGAGAACGTGCCGGTTATATACATAAAACATCAGTTGAAATAGATGAAGGAATTCCAGTTTTAGTGTATCATCATATTTTGCCGAAAGAAGAAATGGTGACAAATGCGAGTACGGTTTCTGTACAATCATTTGAACAGCAAATGGCCTTTTTAGCTGAAGAGCAATTTACAACAATTTCGACAACGCAGCTTTATGATTATTTGGAAGGTCGCCAAATTTTACCGGTTAATTCAATCCTCATTACATTTGACGATGGTTTATTATCGACAAAGGTCTATGCTTACCCAATTTTAAAGGAACATGGATTTTCTGCGGTACAGCATATTATATCTTCTCGTACAGAGCGCTTTGAAGGTGAACAAGTTTTTGACGCCAAAGGACCCCTTCAATTTTTCACGGCCGAAGAGATGCAGCAAATGACGGACGTGTTTCAATACGAAGCGCATACACATAACTTGCATCAGTTCAGCAAAGGGGCAGGAATCGCATTAGAGTTGTCATCCGCTGACATTGCGAAGGATTTGCAGCAAAATGTAAATATGCTGACGAATGCGACTTCTTTAGCGTATCCATTTGGTCATTACGATGAAGATATGATCGCAGCGATGAAGGAAGTAGGGCTGTTAATCGGTTTTACTACAAATGAAGGCTATGCTAATATGCAGCAGTCAAATTATGAGGTCAATCGTTTCGGCATAACGGAAAATAAAACATTTGAACAGTTCACGTCCTTTGTAAAGGGGGTGGACTGGTCTTAA
- a CDS encoding O-acetylhomoserine aminocarboxypropyltransferase/cysteine synthase family protein — protein sequence MTNLRPETLLLHGGQKPDPVTGAIAVPVYRTTAYAFNDTAHAQRLFALQETGNIYSRIMNPTVGAFEERVALLEGGTAAVGLSSGAAAVAFSILNVAGAGDEIVAAGSLYGGTYNLFATTLPRYGITVKFVDESDPANFQAAITDKTKAIFAEIIGNPSLKVLDIEAVANIAHDNGLPLLIDSTFASPYGSNPIEFGADVVIHSATKWIGGHGTTIGGIVVDAGKFDWTQGRHPGFTEPDTSYHGLRYGIDTAGAAFATKLRVQLLRDFGPTLSADAAFNFLQGLETLHLRIVRHNENTQKVAEYLRDHPFVEYVNYNGFEDFETHDLAKKYLKNGFGSIITFGIKGGREAGRQVIDNVELFSHVANVGDARSLIIHPASTTHQQLSAEELKTAGVSEELIRLSIGLEAAEDIIADLEQALAKVAAEVGAETNA from the coding sequence ATGACAAATTTAAGACCAGAAACTTTATTATTACACGGGGGACAAAAGCCAGACCCGGTAACAGGTGCAATTGCAGTTCCCGTTTACCGCACAACAGCCTATGCATTTAATGACACAGCTCATGCGCAACGTCTATTTGCATTACAGGAAACAGGCAATATTTATTCTCGTATTATGAACCCGACAGTCGGGGCATTTGAAGAACGGGTTGCTTTATTAGAAGGGGGTACAGCTGCAGTAGGGCTTTCATCTGGCGCAGCAGCAGTAGCATTTTCGATTTTAAACGTTGCCGGTGCAGGGGATGAAATTGTTGCGGCAGGTTCACTTTACGGCGGGACTTACAATTTATTCGCCACTACATTGCCTCGCTACGGCATTACAGTAAAATTTGTGGATGAATCAGATCCTGCAAACTTCCAGGCGGCAATTACGGATAAAACGAAAGCAATCTTCGCTGAAATTATCGGAAATCCAAGCTTGAAAGTACTGGATATTGAAGCGGTAGCAAACATCGCTCATGACAATGGTCTTCCTTTATTAATCGACAGCACATTTGCTTCCCCATACGGAAGTAATCCGATTGAATTCGGTGCGGATGTTGTTATCCATTCTGCAACAAAATGGATTGGTGGTCATGGAACGACAATCGGCGGGATTGTCGTTGATGCAGGGAAGTTCGACTGGACACAAGGAAGACATCCAGGATTTACAGAACCGGATACTTCTTACCATGGTCTACGCTACGGGATTGACACAGCAGGCGCTGCATTTGCGACAAAGCTTCGTGTTCAACTATTGCGTGATTTTGGTCCAACATTATCTGCTGACGCAGCATTTAACTTCCTGCAAGGACTTGAAACGCTTCATTTGCGTATTGTCCGTCACAATGAAAATACACAAAAAGTTGCCGAGTATTTAAGAGACCACCCATTTGTGGAATACGTAAATTACAACGGCTTTGAAGATTTTGAGACACATGATTTGGCGAAAAAGTACTTGAAAAACGGCTTTGGATCTATCATTACGTTCGGCATTAAAGGTGGACGCGAAGCCGGTCGCCAAGTAATCGATAACGTAGAATTGTTTTCACACGTAGCAAACGTTGGGGATGCCCGTTCATTGATTATCCACCCTGCGAGCACAACGCACCAACAGTTATCTGCTGAAGAACTAAAAACTGCCGGCGTATCGGAAGAGCTCATTCGCTTATCGATCGGGTTAGAAGCAGCAGAAGATATTATCGCAGATTTAGAACAGGCATTAGCGAAAGTTGCGGCTGAAGTAGGCGCAGAAACAAACGCATAA
- a CDS encoding S26 family signal peptidase gives MDPFKKQLDEMMGDTRLQESRIKQRVKSELTPPPRKQKRSWHVQLVTAAVAAVAVFLFMTAVPFTYNSGNEGRGAPYDPLDDLAEIATLQKQKQLSTIDYDSFAQLPVLEQLSDLQYVDKESFTLAGKKGLYHTVIERQENLFDEAVYEAGDVVRTMTNTSSHLPIYENAYYEVVAVPGDRVVLQDGKLTVNGKPVRSELKELYEENGNTIAGGYDQLLNAREYFLVNHFPAEGTMQAGTITAVHKIYGEVVALAEESTTTSIYFELENDYTPEQYFDLYLYDQIFGDGSISERLSASDIPFTHSNRLGELFLEASYRNVTYLSDTEVEIRYQYNREAVGEYVFIMYKDPTGIWQWGM, from the coding sequence ATGGATCCATTTAAAAAACAACTGGATGAAATGATGGGTGATACACGCTTGCAGGAAAGTCGTATTAAGCAGCGTGTGAAATCCGAATTGACTCCGCCCCCCCGAAAACAGAAACGTTCATGGCATGTTCAATTAGTAACGGCAGCAGTTGCAGCAGTTGCGGTATTCCTATTTATGACAGCCGTTCCTTTTACGTATAATTCGGGAAATGAAGGGCGGGGTGCCCCTTATGATCCGCTTGATGATTTAGCGGAAATTGCTACTCTTCAAAAACAGAAGCAATTATCAACAATCGATTATGATTCCTTTGCACAGCTACCAGTGCTGGAACAATTATCGGATTTACAATATGTAGACAAAGAATCCTTTACACTTGCAGGGAAAAAGGGACTTTACCATACAGTGATAGAACGTCAGGAAAATTTATTTGATGAAGCCGTATATGAAGCGGGCGATGTAGTACGAACGATGACTAATACGAGCAGTCATTTACCAATATACGAAAACGCCTATTATGAAGTAGTTGCAGTACCAGGAGACCGTGTCGTTTTGCAGGACGGCAAGCTAACGGTAAATGGGAAGCCTGTAAGATCGGAATTAAAGGAATTGTATGAGGAAAACGGCAATACGATTGCAGGAGGCTACGATCAGTTATTGAATGCGCGTGAATACTTTTTGGTGAATCATTTCCCGGCAGAGGGTACAATGCAGGCAGGTACAATTACCGCTGTGCATAAAATTTACGGGGAAGTCGTAGCATTGGCAGAGGAAAGTACAACAACATCAATTTATTTTGAGTTAGAAAATGACTATACACCAGAACAATACTTTGATCTTTATTTGTATGATCAAATTTTTGGAGATGGGTCAATTAGTGAAAGATTATCGGCAAGTGATATTCCATTTACACATTCGAACCGTTTAGGCGAGCTGTTTTTGGAAGCATCCTACCGAAATGTTACGTATTTATCCGATACAGAAGTGGAAATACGCTACCAGTATAACCGCGAAGCTGTAGGGGAATATGTGTTTATAATGTATAAAGATCCGACTGGCATTTGGCAGTGGGGGATGTAG
- a CDS encoding DNA-binding protein, producing MYKTVEQTAADIGMPEHQVLQYIYAGRIKAVHDGEHFLINSAQFDTYHQQLERIKEEIEIWRNTPIPEDIDIKDED from the coding sequence ATGTATAAAACGGTAGAACAAACTGCAGCAGATATAGGCATGCCTGAACATCAGGTTTTACAGTACATTTATGCTGGTCGCATTAAAGCAGTGCATGATGGTGAACACTTTTTAATTAATAGTGCGCAATTTGATACGTACCATCAGCAACTCGAACGAATTAAAGAAGAAATCGAAATCTGGAGGAACACACCAATTCCTGAAGATATCGATATAAAAGATGAAGACTAA
- a CDS encoding sigma-70 family RNA polymerase sigma factor, with product MREFDAIVDEHTRYLVRIAYLYVKNWATAEDIVQEVFVTYFQKSDQFRNESSLKTYLTKMTANRAKDYLRSWKHKKDVVFETIFAQTKGTDEEVIQKEHLASLEQKLFQLPLKYREPLILFYYDEQSIADIALYLQLNENTVKTRLRRAKQQLKEFFSEEGLEE from the coding sequence ATGAGAGAATTTGATGCAATTGTTGATGAGCACACGCGTTATCTAGTACGCATTGCTTATTTGTACGTTAAAAATTGGGCTACCGCCGAGGACATCGTACAGGAAGTGTTTGTAACATACTTTCAAAAGAGCGACCAGTTTCGCAATGAGTCGTCATTGAAAACGTATTTAACAAAAATGACAGCCAATCGTGCAAAAGATTATTTACGCTCATGGAAGCATAAAAAGGATGTCGTTTTTGAAACGATCTTTGCTCAAACAAAAGGTACGGACGAAGAAGTTATACAAAAAGAGCATCTTGCATCACTTGAACAGAAGTTATTCCAGCTACCACTGAAATATCGTGAACCGCTCATTTTATTTTATTATGACGAACAGTCCATTGCCGATATTGCACTGTATTTACAGCTGAATGAAAATACGGTGAAAACACGTTTGCGTCGAGCAAAGCAACAATTGAAAGAGTTTTTTAGCGAAGAGGGATTGGAGGAATGA